A single Atribacteraceae bacterium DNA region contains:
- a CDS encoding Mut7-C RNAse domain-containing protein, whose protein sequence is MEDSRKFLTDCMLGRLARCLRILGYDTAYAGHLNDSRILAWARYEGRILLTRDHLLAKRAGALAILVEEEKINKQLSEIDKKTGLTKRAWFSRCPVCNQALELTTSADSRPYIPLYVYRGFSEVKRCPSCQRIFWKGTHWVRFRNSLLTLLDT, encoded by the coding sequence ATGGAAGATAGCAGAAAGTTTCTTACGGACTGCATGTTGGGGCGCTTGGCCCGTTGTCTCAGAATCCTTGGTTATGATACGGCATATGCCGGACATCTGAATGACTCCCGCATCCTCGCCTGGGCCCGCTATGAAGGCCGGATTCTCTTGACCCGTGACCATCTATTGGCAAAAAGAGCCGGTGCCTTGGCTATCCTGGTAGAAGAGGAAAAGATCAATAAGCAACTTTCCGAAATCGATAAGAAGACAGGCCTTACAAAGCGTGCCTGGTTTTCTCGATGCCCGGTTTGTAACCAGGCTTTGGAACTTACAACCTCCGCCGACAGTCGGCCGTATATTCCTCTCTACGTCTACCGGGGTTTTTCCGAAGTTAAAAGATGTCCCTCATGCCAGCGTATCTTTTGGAAGGGTACCCACTGGGTACGGTTCAGGAACAGTTTACTAACACTTCTCGATACGTGA
- a CDS encoding phosphoglycerate kinase has translation MDKKTIRDLSEQEITGKRILMRVDFNVPLDDARRITDDTRIVKSLPTICYLLDRGARLILVTHLGRPKGKPKDDLRLAPVASRLGEMLNKNVRKAADCIGPSVEAMIKELADGDVLLLENIRFYAEEEANDENFSKKLASLADLFVNDAFGTAHRAHASTTGVAKYLPAYAGFLMEKELKGLGDKLNNPRRPFLAILGGAKVSSKIGVIRKLLEKVDGLLIGGGMSYTFIKAQGYEVGTSLLEESMVDEAKVIIELAQEKNVVFLLPVDFLVAPEGKEDSPASLVAWNQMPSDKGGFDIGPETLALFEKEIAKAGTIFWNGPLGLFEVETFSKGTTAIARIIALSSADTVIGGGDTIAAIKKAGVEEKITHISTGGGASLEFVEGRVLPGVEALLNK, from the coding sequence ATGGACAAAAAAACGATTCGTGATTTATCTGAACAGGAAATTACCGGAAAGCGAATACTCATGAGAGTGGATTTTAATGTCCCTCTTGACGATGCGAGACGGATCACCGATGACACCAGGATCGTAAAAAGTCTTCCGACGATTTGTTATCTGCTCGACCGTGGAGCCAGGCTTATCCTGGTAACTCACTTGGGACGACCAAAAGGGAAACCGAAAGACGATCTGCGACTTGCTCCGGTAGCCAGCCGACTCGGTGAAATGCTGAACAAAAATGTCCGCAAGGCCGCTGATTGCATCGGTCCATCAGTAGAGGCGATGATCAAGGAATTGGCTGACGGCGACGTCCTCCTTCTGGAAAACATCAGGTTTTATGCCGAAGAAGAAGCCAATGACGAAAACTTCTCCAAAAAGCTGGCTTCGTTGGCCGATCTGTTCGTGAACGACGCTTTTGGTACCGCACACCGGGCTCATGCATCAACGACCGGGGTGGCGAAGTATCTTCCAGCCTATGCCGGCTTCTTAATGGAAAAAGAACTGAAGGGTCTGGGGGACAAATTAAATAATCCCCGCCGTCCCTTCCTGGCGATTCTGGGCGGAGCGAAAGTATCCAGCAAGATCGGAGTGATCCGTAAACTCCTGGAAAAAGTCGATGGTCTTTTGATTGGCGGAGGAATGTCCTATACTTTCATCAAGGCCCAGGGCTATGAAGTGGGGACTTCCCTTCTTGAAGAATCGATGGTTGATGAAGCAAAGGTAATTATCGAGTTGGCCCAGGAAAAGAATGTCGTTTTTTTGCTCCCGGTCGATTTTTTAGTCGCTCCTGAGGGCAAGGAAGATTCTCCCGCCTCTCTGGTTGCCTGGAACCAGATGCCTTCAGATAAAGGAGGGTTCGATATTGGGCCGGAAACCCTGGCTCTTTTTGAGAAGGAAATCGCAAAGGCCGGAACAATATTTTGGAATGGGCCGCTGGGTTTATTCGAAGTCGAAACCTTTTCCAAAGGCACAACAGCGATAGCCAGGATTATTGCCTTATCTTCCGCTGATACCGTTATCGGAGGAGGAGATACGATCGCTGCAATCAAGAAGGCTGGAGTCGAGGAGAAAATTACCCATATTTCAACCGGCGGCGGCGCTTCGCTTGAGTTTGTCGAAGGACGGGTATTGCCCGGCGTGGAAGCCTTGTTGAACAAATAA
- a CDS encoding CBS domain-containing protein — MTVEELMLTEIPVVNDFDSVQEVAEFLSRRKLEGACVLDLEQNLIGYFSLNEFFQKLVSDINAKSSSKRNFPKLLIKKIREIGDQEISDYMTEDFVSLTTVQDEYDLLDLFLTTNQELIPVMKDKRVVGILGKARFFEAVLKS, encoded by the coding sequence TTGACTGTCGAAGAATTAATGTTGACCGAAATTCCCGTTGTCAATGACTTTGATTCAGTCCAGGAAGTCGCTGAGTTTCTCAGTCGGCGAAAGCTCGAGGGAGCGTGTGTCCTCGATCTTGAGCAAAACTTGATTGGGTATTTTTCCCTTAATGAATTTTTTCAGAAACTGGTCTCTGATATCAATGCGAAAAGTTCATCGAAAAGGAATTTTCCAAAACTCCTTATAAAAAAGATTAGGGAAATCGGTGATCAGGAAATATCGGACTATATGACCGAAGACTTCGTATCTCTGACCACCGTTCAGGATGAATATGATCTCTTGGATCTTTTTTTGACGACAAACCAAGAACTCATACCGGTTATGAAGGATAAAAGAGTCGTTGGTATCTTGGGCAAGGCTCGTTTTTTTGAAGCGGTGCTCAAGAGTTGA